One Luteolibacter flavescens DNA window includes the following coding sequences:
- a CDS encoding GntR family transcriptional regulator, with product MDSSPKHQVISRELTTEILAGKFRPGTRLPSETQLVKRFGVSRPTISHALRALQDEGLIERRPGSGTYVSAGKEGHSAKRLGGLQIGMIVPNLRQTEIFESICGELASLARVHDFGFWWGAKASPVSEAKMTVQEAEDLCDRFIEQEVAGVFFVPFEHQADREASNRRIASKLRQAGIPVVLLDRDLGAFPARSPFDLIGVDNFSGGYQLAEHLIKLGLRRLAYVVKPLTASTVEARIAGARIAMQTHGLEVPRKFVHAGDPGDLKFVRSITQGRQYDALLCTSDHIAALLLQSLNRLGMKVPDDLRVVGFDDVRFANLLTVPLTTMEQPCRDIAVTAFHALRDRLADPTLPPRTVMLTPRLVVRESCGAYLHPPVK from the coding sequence ATGGACAGCTCTCCCAAGCATCAGGTGATCTCCCGCGAGCTCACCACGGAAATCCTCGCCGGCAAATTCCGGCCCGGCACCCGCCTCCCCAGCGAGACCCAACTGGTGAAGCGCTTCGGCGTTTCGAGGCCTACCATCAGCCACGCGCTGCGTGCCCTGCAGGACGAGGGGCTGATCGAGCGTCGCCCGGGATCCGGTACTTATGTCTCCGCCGGAAAGGAGGGCCATTCGGCCAAGCGGCTCGGTGGATTGCAGATCGGGATGATCGTGCCGAACCTGAGGCAGACGGAGATCTTCGAGTCGATCTGCGGCGAACTTGCCAGCTTGGCGCGGGTGCATGACTTCGGTTTCTGGTGGGGCGCGAAGGCTTCGCCGGTCAGCGAGGCGAAGATGACCGTGCAGGAGGCGGAGGACCTGTGCGACCGTTTCATCGAGCAGGAAGTGGCGGGTGTCTTCTTTGTCCCCTTCGAGCATCAGGCAGACCGCGAGGCGTCGAATCGCCGCATCGCCTCGAAGCTCCGCCAGGCGGGTATCCCGGTGGTGCTGCTCGACCGCGATCTCGGTGCCTTCCCCGCGCGCAGTCCTTTCGACCTCATCGGCGTGGACAATTTCTCCGGGGGCTATCAGCTCGCCGAGCACCTGATCAAGCTCGGGCTGCGGAGGCTGGCGTATGTGGTGAAGCCACTGACCGCATCGACCGTCGAGGCCCGCATCGCTGGCGCGCGGATCGCCATGCAAACGCATGGCCTCGAGGTGCCGCGGAAATTCGTCCACGCGGGTGACCCGGGCGACCTGAAATTCGTCCGCTCCATCACGCAGGGTCGCCAGTACGATGCACTGCTCTGCACCAGCGATCACATCGCGGCGCTGCTGCTACAGTCGCTGAATCGTCTCGGCATGAAAGTCCCGGACGACCTGCGGGTGGTCGGCTTCGATGACGTGCGCTTCGCGAACCTGCTAACGGTGCCACTCACCACGATGGAGCAGCCGTGCCGGGACATCGCGGTCACGGCTTTCCATGCGTTGCGGGATCGGCTGGCGGATCCCACGCTGCCGCCGCGGACGGTGATGCTCACGCCGCGGCTGGTGGTGCGGGAGAGCTGCGGGGCCTACCTGCACCCGCCGGTGAAGTGA
- a CDS encoding sugar porter family MFS transporter — protein sequence MNVSAASPAQDAGPPAKLTPALLGATLVGALGGLLFGFDTAVISGCQDQLKAVFDLSPNEQGFMTASALIGAAIGSLAAAKPGDLYGRRDCLKIAAAFYLLCAIGCAFASGLWLIVLARILGGIAVGATSVLCPMYLAEIAPASWRGRLVACFQVNIVLGVLVAYLTNYLIGSLDLGATEWRWKLGVQALPSLLFLVMLFFIPRSPRWLVMKGETQEAADVLEKIGVQDVPSELGSIRQSVHADGKVGSAPLFGGGFAKPIFLAVAVAMFNQLGGINALWYYADTIFAMAGYSKDSSAMQSVMLGAMNFAATLFGMAIIDKVGRKPLLMWGTIGCGISLALVAWIFSGTAHREWLVWLFGGFVVCHAFGQGAVIWVFISEIFPTEVRSKGQTLGSFTHWFMAMLISWTFPLVAKDVGQAGAGLPFAFFAAMMILQIIVVGFFFPETKRVSLEDMSRKIKSN from the coding sequence ATGAACGTATCCGCAGCATCACCTGCCCAGGACGCCGGACCACCGGCGAAGCTCACCCCCGCCCTGCTCGGGGCCACGCTCGTCGGCGCGCTGGGCGGTCTGCTCTTCGGCTTCGACACCGCCGTGATCTCGGGATGCCAGGATCAATTGAAGGCCGTCTTCGATCTCTCGCCAAACGAGCAGGGCTTCATGACCGCGTCGGCATTGATCGGTGCCGCCATCGGCTCGCTCGCCGCGGCGAAGCCCGGTGACCTCTACGGACGCCGTGATTGCCTGAAGATCGCCGCCGCCTTCTACCTGCTGTGCGCCATCGGTTGCGCCTTCGCATCGGGCCTGTGGCTCATCGTCCTCGCCCGCATCCTGGGGGGCATCGCCGTCGGCGCGACCTCGGTGCTGTGCCCGATGTATCTGGCGGAGATCGCACCGGCATCGTGGCGCGGTCGCTTGGTCGCCTGCTTCCAGGTGAATATCGTGCTCGGCGTCCTGGTCGCCTACCTGACAAACTACCTCATCGGGTCGCTCGATCTCGGCGCGACCGAGTGGCGATGGAAGCTCGGCGTGCAGGCCCTTCCCTCACTGCTCTTCCTCGTGATGCTGTTCTTCATCCCGCGCAGCCCGCGCTGGCTGGTGATGAAAGGCGAGACGCAGGAAGCCGCCGACGTCCTGGAGAAAATCGGCGTGCAGGACGTGCCCAGTGAACTCGGCTCGATCCGCCAGTCCGTGCATGCCGATGGCAAGGTCGGCTCGGCACCGCTCTTCGGCGGCGGGTTCGCGAAGCCCATCTTTCTCGCCGTGGCTGTGGCGATGTTCAACCAGCTCGGCGGCATCAATGCGCTCTGGTACTACGCCGACACGATCTTCGCGATGGCGGGCTACAGCAAGGACTCCAGCGCGATGCAGTCGGTGATGCTAGGCGCGATGAATTTCGCCGCGACGCTCTTCGGCATGGCGATCATCGACAAGGTCGGGCGCAAGCCGCTGCTGATGTGGGGCACCATCGGGTGTGGCATCAGCCTGGCACTCGTCGCGTGGATCTTCAGCGGCACCGCGCACCGCGAATGGCTTGTCTGGCTCTTCGGCGGCTTCGTCGTCTGCCATGCCTTCGGCCAGGGTGCGGTCATCTGGGTCTTCATCAGCGAGATCTTTCCCACCGAGGTGCGGAGCAAGGGGCAGACGCTCGGCAGCTTCACGCATTGGTTCATGGCCATGCTCATCTCGTGGACCTTCCCGCTGGTCGCAAAGGACGTGGGACAAGCGGGTGCAGGCCTGCCCTTTGCCTTCTTCGCGGCGATGATGATTCTCCAGATCATCGTGGTCGGATTCTTCTTCCCGGAAACGAAGCGCGTCTCGCTGGAGGACATGAGCCGGAAGATCAAATCGAACTGA
- a CDS encoding glycoside hydrolase family 32 protein → MKARYFLAPLLTLSGHAAGIAGFTDWKKSGTAFEKSPATGDLIETLEIRNAPDGPVATSEIDGDGPRGFLSSPAFTIDRNFIAFSICGGDYEKHCCMNLIVDGKIVRSATGRNHDRLTPASWDVSAFRGKEARIEIVDQASGQWGHINVAGLSLTDAPAAYPVATEPLYQEALRPQFHFTARQWTMDRLNPGMRQEGWINDLNGLVYHDGEYHLFAQRWHKCWLHAVSKDLIHWEELEPAFWATELDEGVQSGSCVIDHDNTSGLSNEPKNPPMIAFWSTVDNRSQCISYSLDKGRTWTIRDKDPVLVFPERDPKVFWYEPGKHWVMFLYGNGKYHVFTSKNLLEWKDEKNPIDHSYECPDFFELAVEGSPSKKKWVLVQADGKYSIGSFDGVKFTPESDRIAADIHDHTFYATQSWNNMERSDGRRIQTAWMRGSNFPGMPFNQQISFPCELTLHDTPVGLRVFRKPIREIEKLHASEKTAKDVKLASGETKELAASGDLFRIKAEVDLPEGSRLKFLLRGVPLVISGKSIQVGETRGEAIGTVKNIEILLDRGSLEAFVNDGEISSTNFVLPNVDGLSVTAEGGPATIHSISVYPLKSIWQK, encoded by the coding sequence ATGAAAGCCCGCTATTTCCTCGCCCCGCTCCTCACCCTTTCCGGCCACGCGGCCGGCATCGCCGGATTCACCGACTGGAAGAAGTCCGGCACGGCCTTTGAGAAAAGCCCTGCGACAGGCGACCTGATCGAGACGTTGGAGATCCGCAATGCGCCGGACGGTCCCGTGGCGACCAGCGAGATCGATGGCGATGGCCCGCGCGGCTTCCTCAGCTCGCCTGCATTCACCATCGACCGGAATTTCATCGCCTTCTCCATCTGCGGCGGCGACTATGAGAAGCACTGCTGCATGAACCTGATCGTGGACGGGAAGATCGTCCGCAGCGCGACCGGCAGGAACCACGACCGCCTCACGCCCGCGAGCTGGGACGTCTCGGCATTCCGTGGAAAGGAGGCACGCATCGAGATCGTCGATCAGGCGAGCGGCCAATGGGGGCACATCAATGTCGCCGGACTCTCGCTGACGGACGCACCGGCCGCCTATCCCGTGGCGACCGAGCCGCTCTATCAGGAGGCCCTTCGCCCGCAGTTCCACTTCACCGCGCGCCAGTGGACGATGGACCGGCTGAATCCCGGCATGCGCCAGGAGGGCTGGATCAATGACCTCAACGGCCTGGTCTATCATGACGGCGAGTATCACCTCTTCGCCCAGCGTTGGCACAAGTGCTGGCTTCACGCCGTGAGCAAGGACCTGATCCACTGGGAGGAACTCGAGCCCGCCTTCTGGGCGACGGAACTCGACGAGGGCGTGCAATCCGGCTCATGCGTGATCGACCACGACAACACGTCGGGCCTTTCCAACGAACCGAAGAACCCGCCCATGATCGCCTTCTGGTCCACGGTGGACAACCGCAGCCAGTGCATCTCCTACAGCCTCGACAAGGGCCGCACCTGGACCATCCGCGACAAGGATCCCGTGCTGGTCTTCCCCGAGCGCGACCCGAAGGTCTTCTGGTACGAGCCGGGCAAGCACTGGGTGATGTTCCTCTACGGCAACGGGAAGTATCACGTCTTCACCTCGAAGAACCTGCTGGAATGGAAGGACGAGAAGAACCCGATCGACCACAGCTACGAGTGCCCTGACTTCTTCGAACTCGCGGTCGAGGGCAGCCCCTCCAAGAAGAAGTGGGTGCTGGTGCAGGCGGACGGCAAGTATTCCATCGGCAGCTTCGACGGCGTGAAATTCACTCCCGAATCCGACAGGATCGCCGCCGACATCCACGACCATACCTTCTACGCCACGCAGAGCTGGAACAACATGGAGCGCAGCGACGGCCGGCGCATTCAGACCGCGTGGATGCGCGGCAGCAATTTCCCCGGCATGCCCTTCAACCAGCAAATCAGCTTCCCGTGCGAACTGACGCTGCACGACACCCCCGTCGGCCTGCGTGTCTTCCGCAAGCCGATCCGCGAGATCGAGAAGCTCCACGCTTCCGAAAAGACAGCGAAGGACGTGAAGCTCGCGAGCGGCGAAACGAAGGAGCTGGCAGCTTCCGGGGATTTGTTCCGGATCAAGGCGGAAGTGGATCTGCCGGAAGGCTCGCGCCTGAAATTCCTGCTGCGCGGCGTGCCCCTGGTGATCTCCGGGAAGTCGATCCAGGTCGGCGAAACGCGCGGCGAAGCCATCGGCACGGTGAAGAACATCGAGATCCTGCTGGACCGCGGATCGCTGGAAGCCTTCGTGAATGACGGCGAGATTTCCTCGACGAACTTCGTGCTGCCAAATGTGGACGGCCTCTCCGTGACTGCGGAAGGTGGACCCGCCACGATCCACAGCATCTCGGTCTATCCGCTCAAGTCGATCTGGCAGAAGTGA
- a CDS encoding monovalent cation:proton antiporter-2 (CPA2) family protein: MAFESAFAQAFLYLAAALVAILVGKRLGLGAVLGYLIAGALIGPWGFGWIGREGEQVTHFAEFGVVMMLFLVGLELQPVHLWKMRREIFGLGSLQVVVSALAIAGVVLLLGPGWKTALGIGLILAMSSTAIVLQCLSEKNLLRTEAGQNSFAVLLFQDLAVIPIMAVLPLLAVGQAVTGHGDHGGHGSAAWMEHWPAWAQALATIAAVVIVVAIARLAVRPIFRAIAATGQREAFTAAALLLVIGIALLMTKVGLSSALGAFVAGVVLANSEYRHELESDLEPFKGLLLGLFFLGVGTGIDFGHIGSHWGVVFGGALALLVVKGGVIFALARLNGSNCASSLVFSSALAAGGEFAFVLIALAANAGVFPLEISRTLVAVVALTMAATPLLILAAHRFTARSVAADADERESDVHDQGAPVIICGFGRFGHAIGRLLQTQGIESTVLDNDSDQVETLRALGMPVFYGDASRPDLLSTAGAARARVLVVALRDADVTMKIVSAARQHYPHLRIFLRAYSRSSAYQFLDAGEQGIYRDTLDSSLRMGTDVLCALGKPAHAAHRAAKRYRKADEAFVREVAAHRHEHDNFVSAARDARVIFDEVMRADLQEHHPSEDAWSPPVPAPEKEAN, from the coding sequence ATGGCCTTCGAAAGCGCCTTCGCCCAAGCCTTCCTCTACCTCGCCGCGGCGCTGGTCGCCATCCTTGTCGGGAAGCGCCTCGGGCTTGGCGCGGTCCTCGGCTATCTCATCGCGGGTGCCTTGATCGGCCCGTGGGGCTTCGGCTGGATCGGCCGGGAAGGGGAGCAGGTCACGCACTTCGCGGAATTCGGCGTGGTGATGATGCTCTTCCTCGTCGGCCTGGAATTGCAGCCGGTGCATCTCTGGAAAATGCGGCGCGAGATCTTCGGCCTCGGATCGCTGCAAGTCGTCGTATCGGCGCTCGCCATCGCGGGAGTGGTGCTCCTGCTCGGCCCGGGGTGGAAGACGGCGCTCGGCATCGGACTCATCCTTGCGATGTCCAGCACGGCGATCGTGCTGCAGTGCCTCTCCGAGAAGAACCTGCTGCGCACCGAGGCGGGGCAGAATTCCTTCGCGGTGCTTCTTTTCCAGGACCTCGCCGTCATCCCCATCATGGCGGTGCTGCCGCTGCTCGCGGTAGGTCAGGCGGTGACCGGCCATGGCGACCACGGCGGGCATGGCAGTGCCGCGTGGATGGAGCATTGGCCGGCGTGGGCCCAGGCGCTCGCCACCATTGCCGCGGTGGTCATCGTCGTCGCCATCGCCCGCCTCGCGGTGAGGCCGATCTTCCGGGCCATCGCCGCCACGGGACAGCGCGAGGCCTTCACTGCGGCGGCACTGCTGCTGGTCATCGGCATCGCGCTGCTGATGACAAAGGTCGGTCTCTCCTCCGCGCTCGGGGCCTTCGTGGCCGGTGTGGTGCTGGCGAACAGCGAATACCGCCATGAGCTGGAAAGCGACTTGGAGCCCTTCAAGGGCTTGCTGTTAGGCCTCTTCTTCCTCGGGGTCGGGACGGGCATCGACTTCGGACACATCGGTTCGCACTGGGGTGTGGTCTTCGGTGGCGCGCTGGCTTTGCTCGTGGTGAAGGGCGGCGTGATCTTCGCGCTGGCCCGCCTGAATGGATCGAATTGCGCCAGCTCGCTGGTCTTTTCCTCGGCACTCGCGGCGGGTGGTGAGTTCGCCTTCGTGCTCATCGCGCTGGCGGCGAATGCGGGTGTCTTCCCGCTGGAAATCTCGCGCACGCTGGTCGCGGTCGTCGCGCTCACCATGGCGGCGACACCGCTGCTCATCCTCGCCGCACATCGCTTCACCGCGCGCAGCGTCGCGGCGGATGCGGACGAGCGGGAGAGCGACGTGCATGATCAGGGCGCACCGGTGATCATCTGCGGCTTCGGCCGCTTCGGCCACGCCATCGGCAGGCTGCTCCAGACGCAGGGGATCGAGAGCACGGTGCTGGACAACGACTCCGACCAGGTGGAGACGCTGCGGGCGCTCGGCATGCCGGTCTTCTATGGCGATGCCTCGCGTCCCGACCTGCTCTCCACGGCCGGAGCCGCGCGGGCAAGGGTGCTGGTCGTGGCCCTACGCGATGCCGATGTGACCATGAAGATCGTCTCGGCGGCGCGGCAGCACTACCCCCACCTGCGGATCTTCCTGCGCGCCTACAGCCGCAGCTCGGCGTATCAATTCCTCGATGCCGGGGAGCAGGGGATCTACCGCGACACGCTCGACTCCTCGCTGCGCATGGGCACCGACGTCCTCTGCGCGCTGGGCAAGCCTGCCCATGCCGCGCACCGCGCCGCGAAGCGCTACCGCAAGGCTGACGAGGCATTCGTCCGCGAGGTCGCCGCGCATCGTCATGAGCATGACAATTTCGTCAGCGCCGCCCGCGATGCCCGAGTCATCTTCGACGAGGTGATGCGGGCGGATCTCCAGGAGCACCATCCCTCCGAGGATGCCTGGTCACCGCCCGTCCCCGCGCCGGAGAAGGAAGCGAATTGA
- a CDS encoding NAD(P)H-dependent oxidoreductase, whose product MSRVLVIFAHPAFERSRVNRALIAAARSVKGVTVHDLYETYPDFLIEVREEQRLLESHDTIVLQHPFFWYSSPALVKEWLDLVLSYRWAYGEGGTALRGKILAHAISAGGPEAAYCREGANHFSVRELLAPFEQTARLCGMGYAEAFAVHGAHHLDAAALAAESLRYQAWLGSLRDGDGAAPLWLFPP is encoded by the coding sequence ATGTCGCGCGTGCTCGTGATCTTTGCTCATCCAGCCTTCGAGCGGTCGAGGGTGAATCGCGCATTGATCGCCGCGGCGCGCTCGGTGAAGGGCGTGACGGTGCATGATCTCTACGAGACGTATCCGGATTTCCTGATCGAGGTGCGCGAGGAGCAACGGCTTCTGGAAAGCCACGATACCATCGTGCTGCAGCATCCCTTCTTCTGGTATAGCAGTCCGGCGCTGGTGAAGGAGTGGCTGGATCTGGTGCTCTCCTACCGCTGGGCATATGGCGAGGGCGGCACCGCCTTGCGCGGGAAGATCCTCGCGCACGCGATCAGTGCCGGTGGCCCGGAGGCGGCGTATTGCCGCGAGGGGGCAAATCACTTTTCGGTCCGCGAGCTTCTTGCGCCCTTCGAGCAGACCGCGCGGCTGTGCGGCATGGGCTATGCCGAGGCCTTCGCCGTCCACGGCGCGCATCATCTGGATGCCGCAGCGCTTGCCGCCGAGTCACTCCGCTACCAGGCATGGCTCGGCAGCCTGCGCGATGGCGACGGTGCGGCACCGCTCTGGCTTTTTCCTCCCTGA
- the proC gene encoding pyrroline-5-carboxylate reductase — MKLGVIGCGKMGSALVEGAIRSGAIDPENVSGCDAYPEAANIFAAATGATVADSIPGLNADVYLLCTKPNQAGSALSALPEGDALLISVAAGLTTDWLEARVPAGVRVIRCMPNTPALVGKGAAAFCSGRAATLEDAEVAKSLLGSVGLAVELPEVLMDAVTGLSGSGPAFIYIVIEAMADGAVRAGLPRAEALKLAAQTVLGAATMVLDTGLHPGELKDQVTSPGGTTIAGIAELEKHGVRAAFIEAVTTAARRSAELSGS; from the coding sequence ATGAAACTCGGCGTCATCGGCTGCGGGAAAATGGGCAGTGCCTTGGTGGAGGGAGCGATCCGCTCCGGGGCCATCGATCCGGAAAACGTGAGCGGCTGTGACGCCTACCCGGAGGCCGCGAATATCTTCGCCGCCGCGACCGGGGCTACCGTCGCCGACTCGATCCCGGGGCTGAATGCCGACGTTTATCTGCTCTGCACGAAGCCGAATCAGGCCGGGTCCGCCCTGTCCGCGCTGCCCGAGGGCGATGCGCTGCTGATTTCCGTCGCGGCGGGCCTCACCACGGATTGGCTGGAGGCCCGGGTCCCTGCCGGAGTGCGGGTGATCCGCTGCATGCCAAATACCCCCGCGCTGGTCGGAAAGGGTGCCGCAGCCTTTTGCAGCGGTCGGGCGGCGACCTTGGAGGATGCGGAAGTGGCGAAATCGTTGCTTGGCTCCGTGGGCCTCGCCGTGGAGCTGCCGGAAGTGCTGATGGACGCCGTCACCGGCCTGTCCGGGAGCGGCCCGGCATTCATCTACATCGTCATCGAGGCCATGGCGGACGGTGCCGTGCGCGCCGGCCTGCCGCGCGCGGAGGCCCTGAAGCTGGCCGCCCAAACCGTGCTCGGTGCGGCCACGATGGTGCTCGATACCGGCCTCCACCCCGGAGAGCTGAAGGATCAGGTGACCTCACCCGGCGGCACCACCATCGCAGGCATCGCCGAGTTGGAAAAACACGGCGTCCGGGCCGCATTCATCGAGGCGGTGACCACCGCTGCACGACGCTCGGCGGAGCTCAGCGGCTCCTGA
- a CDS encoding tetratricopeptide repeat protein, which translates to MRISRLALPALAALLASCGDNADLPPLVGSTSAHHKLAEAKFGQAQAAENAGKRAKAIKIYDELADSMPIAEKAPDARFRQGELLEQEGKIREAFDAYQEFISRYNSSNLYEKALNRQASMAQSAADGQVKTSFLGLKSSISDDKITEMLSKVRQNAPRSPQASKAQFTIGQVWESRGNSSGAAKAITAYREVVLEFPDSKEAPEAQFSIGKVLMDEARRGNQDQANMERAREAFQDYLRQYPGHSKNGEARQLVSNLGGQDIQQSFNVAQFYERKGDTGSARFYYEEVIRKTKSGDLHDKAKARLAALGN; encoded by the coding sequence ATGCGAATTTCTCGCCTCGCTCTGCCCGCCCTCGCCGCCTTGCTCGCCTCCTGTGGCGACAATGCCGATCTCCCGCCGCTGGTCGGCAGCACGTCCGCGCACCATAAGCTGGCCGAGGCCAAGTTCGGTCAGGCGCAGGCTGCCGAGAATGCCGGCAAGCGCGCCAAGGCGATCAAGATCTACGACGAGCTCGCCGACTCGATGCCCATCGCCGAAAAGGCCCCGGATGCGCGTTTCCGCCAAGGCGAACTGCTGGAGCAGGAAGGCAAGATCCGCGAAGCCTTCGACGCCTATCAGGAATTCATCAGCCGCTACAACTCCAGCAATCTCTACGAGAAGGCGCTCAACCGCCAGGCCAGCATGGCCCAATCGGCGGCTGATGGCCAGGTGAAGACCAGCTTCCTCGGCCTGAAGTCCAGCATCTCCGACGACAAGATCACCGAGATGCTCTCCAAGGTGCGCCAGAATGCGCCGCGCTCGCCGCAGGCATCGAAGGCACAGTTCACCATTGGCCAGGTGTGGGAAAGCCGCGGCAACTCCTCCGGCGCGGCCAAGGCGATCACGGCTTACCGCGAGGTGGTGCTGGAATTCCCCGACAGCAAGGAGGCTCCCGAGGCTCAGTTCAGCATCGGCAAGGTCCTCATGGATGAAGCCCGCCGCGGCAACCAGGACCAGGCAAACATGGAGCGGGCCCGCGAGGCCTTCCAAGACTACCTACGCCAGTATCCCGGCCACTCGAAGAATGGCGAGGCCCGCCAGCTTGTCTCGAACCTCGGTGGGCAGGACATCCAGCAGTCGTTCAATGTCGCCCAGTTCTACGAGCGGAAGGGCGACACCGGCTCGGCACGCTTCTACTACGAGGAAGTGATCCGCAAGACGAAGTCCGGCGATCTCCACGACAAGGCGAAGGCACGTCTGGCCGCGCTCGGAAACTAA
- the lptE gene encoding LPS assembly lipoprotein LptE: MRPLLLLATLAFSSCAGYQLGGAKPAILRDVKNISIPMFHNDTLHPRAEALATSSAADAIVLDGTYTITSDGKADAVLEGTVHRIDYTPLRSTRLDTLRPEELQNTVILNWKLTDARDRTKVLASGSSTGTSRFFVDSNLQTSRTNALPDALERASEAMVSRLSNGF; the protein is encoded by the coding sequence ATGCGCCCGCTCCTCCTTCTCGCCACCCTGGCCTTCAGCTCCTGCGCCGGCTACCAGCTCGGCGGTGCCAAGCCGGCCATCCTCCGCGACGTGAAGAACATCAGCATCCCGATGTTCCACAACGATACCCTGCACCCGCGGGCGGAGGCGCTGGCCACCAGCTCGGCGGCCGATGCCATCGTCCTCGACGGCACCTACACCATCACCTCCGACGGGAAGGCCGATGCCGTGCTGGAAGGAACGGTCCATCGCATCGACTACACGCCGCTGCGCAGCACCCGCCTGGACACCCTGCGCCCGGAAGAACTCCAGAATACGGTCATCCTGAACTGGAAGCTCACCGACGCGCGTGACCGCACGAAGGTGCTGGCCTCCGGCAGTTCCACCGGCACGAGCCGCTTCTTCGTGGACTCGAATCTGCAGACTTCCCGCACCAATGCCCTGCCTGACGCGCTCGAGCGCGCCAGCGAGGCCATGGTCTCGCGCCTGTCGAACGGCTTCTAA
- the rsmI gene encoding 16S rRNA (cytidine(1402)-2'-O)-methyltransferase, which produces MSTPGRFVLVPTPIGNLGDITLRAIEVLKEASRIACEDTRHSSPLLSKLGITGKPLVSLHDHNEVRRLPELLDAVRGGETVAVVTDAGMPAVSDPGYRVVQACIEQGIPFEVLPGPSAVLTALVGSGFPVHAFRFLGFLPIKKGKRLSVLEESLETEGSSIFFESPHRLLSTLELLAEKHPQAPCCVARELTKKFETYHRGTAAELLAHFQVHPPKGEIVFLVKGP; this is translated from the coding sequence ATGAGCACTCCCGGCCGCTTCGTCCTCGTCCCCACCCCCATCGGAAATCTCGGCGATATCACGCTGCGCGCGATCGAGGTGCTGAAGGAAGCCAGCCGCATCGCCTGCGAGGACACGAGGCACTCGTCGCCCCTGCTTTCGAAGCTCGGCATCACCGGCAAGCCGCTGGTCTCGCTGCACGACCACAATGAAGTACGACGCCTGCCGGAGTTGCTGGATGCGGTCCGCGGCGGCGAGACGGTTGCGGTGGTGACGGACGCAGGAATGCCCGCCGTGTCCGATCCCGGCTACCGCGTGGTGCAGGCCTGCATCGAGCAGGGCATCCCTTTCGAGGTGCTGCCCGGACCGTCCGCGGTGCTGACAGCGCTGGTCGGCTCGGGCTTCCCCGTTCACGCCTTCCGCTTCCTCGGCTTCCTGCCGATCAAGAAGGGCAAGCGTCTCTCCGTGCTGGAGGAGTCACTGGAAACCGAGGGCTCCAGCATCTTCTTCGAATCACCCCACCGCCTGCTTTCCACGCTGGAGCTGCTGGCGGAAAAGCACCCGCAGGCCCCGTGCTGCGTGGCCCGCGAACTGACGAAGAAATTCGAGACCTACCATCGCGGCACCGCGGCGGAATTGCTCGCGCACTTCCAGGTGCATCCGCCGAAGGGCGAGATCGTGTTCCTCGTGAAGGGGCCGTAG
- a CDS encoding DUF2288 domain-containing protein: protein MIAPEHYGSESMKYVLFGEDGTSTEEKLAGYTGVVPWSYLRPHCENGVLFYVDASLDLTVVGAAISRNESARVDAWLKSGDLVKMSEVHASQWEKDSPEFEALVVSPFVLCRPV, encoded by the coding sequence ATGATCGCGCCGGAGCACTACGGATCGGAGTCCATGAAATACGTCCTCTTTGGCGAGGACGGGACGAGCACGGAGGAAAAGCTCGCCGGATACACCGGTGTGGTGCCGTGGAGCTACCTGCGTCCGCATTGTGAGAATGGCGTGCTCTTCTACGTGGATGCCTCGCTGGATCTCACCGTGGTAGGGGCAGCGATCTCCCGCAACGAATCCGCCCGCGTGGACGCCTGGCTGAAGTCCGGTGATCTGGTGAAGATGAGCGAGGTCCACGCGTCGCAGTGGGAGAAGGACTCGCCGGAATTCGAGGCGCTGGTCGTCTCGCCCTTCGTGCTCTGCCGACCGGTCTGA